The Oryza glaberrima chromosome 9, OglaRS2, whole genome shotgun sequence genome includes a window with the following:
- the LOC127783824 gene encoding uncharacterized protein LOC127783824 has translation MGLSQRFQNLIVDSSYAGAQWLRSIDLTRHLFGNTAAAAPAADSYNPKNKRGLRIQMERIRFPRPMLRLKCTYMPYHQRNIDCFPLADRKVVMVDHIGITRLCDVDARSVMAMPNIHKPKSDPISLFVPSSSGGGSLYVMERYPDSEDGTQLSNQFEAFVWGNLHASSGARDPAAPMLDPPTGTTGRPKITSYACVVGSDIYISTRGNDSYCLDTEMNTWLQLAKEMPLPFFSGKLEYVPELKLWFGLSAEPSRRLLAAADLISSDSQPQLIGDWNEFAPPEGWLEYQEPQLVNLGSARFCISRFFHIRSMDNDNEVIDSVVVFTGVEVMPVGHNGDGNGKVKLRMEKHKSRCCVSGSTMICSIF, from the exons ATGGGCCTATCGCAGCGGTTTCAGAATCTCATCGTGGACTCTTCCTACGCGGGCGCCCAATGGCTGCGCTCCATCGACCTGACGCGCCATCTGTTCGGcaacacagcagcagcagcaccggctgCTGACTCCTATAATCCGAAGAATAAACGGGGCTTAAGGATACAAATGGAGAGGATTCGGTTTCCCAGACCGATGTTGAGGTTGAAATGCACATATATGCCCTATCATCAGCGTAATATCGACTGCTTCCCCCTTGCAGATCGCAAGGTGGTAATGGTGGACCACATTGGGATCACACGCCTCTGTGACGTTGATGCCCGCAGCGTGATGGCTATGCCAAACATCCACAAGCCCAAGTCAGATCCCATCTCTCTCTTCGTccccagcagcagcggcggtggcagcctcTATGTCATGGAGAGATATCCCGACTCGGAGGACGGCACGCAGCTGAG TAATCAGTTTGAGGCCTTTGTTTGGGGCAA TCTTCATGCTAGTAGTGGGGCTCGAGACCCCGCCGCCCCCATGCTGGATCCACCCACTGGGACGACCGGTCGTCCCAAGATCACATCCTACGCATGCGTAGTCGGCTCTGACATCTACATATCCACCCGTGGCAATGACTCCTACTGCTTGGACACGGAGATGAACACATGGCTGCAGCTTGCCAAGGAGATGCCGCTGCCATTCTTCTCTGGCAAGCTTGAGTACGTGCCCGAGCTCAAGCTCTGGTTTGGCCTCTCTGCTGAGCCCAGCCGCcgcctgctggctgctgctgatcTGATCTCCTCTGACTCCCAGCCACAACTTATAGGCGACTGGAATGAATTTGCCCCACCTGAGGGATGGCTGGAATATCAAGAACCGCAGCTTGTCAACCTCGGCTCCGCCAGGTTCTGCATTTCAAGGTTCTTCCATATTAGGTCCATGGATAATGATAATGAAGTAATTGACAGTGTTGTAGTCTTCACTGGTGTGGAGGTGATGCCAGTTGGGCACAATGGCGATGGTAATGGGAAGGTTAAACTTCGAATGGAAAAGCACAAGTCAAGATGTTGCGTGTCTGGTAGCACCATGATCTGTTCTATCTTCTGA